A region from the Inhella inkyongensis genome encodes:
- the secE gene encoding preprotein translocase subunit SecE, translated as MSMTQVETITSGADKAKLAAAALLVVGGLAAYFLLSAKGGLVQWSALLALLAAGVVVFFTSESGKSLIGFGRDSWREVQKVVWPTRKESLQMTGYVFAFVLVMGLFLWLTDKTLEWVLYDLILGWKR; from the coding sequence ATGTCCATGACCCAAGTCGAAACCATCACCTCGGGCGCCGATAAGGCCAAGCTGGCTGCGGCTGCACTGCTGGTGGTCGGCGGCCTGGCGGCCTACTTCCTGCTGAGCGCCAAAGGCGGCTTGGTGCAGTGGTCGGCCCTGCTGGCGCTGCTGGCTGCTGGTGTGGTGGTCTTTTTTACCAGTGAGTCGGGTAAGAGCCTGATTGGTTTCGGTCGCGACAGCTGGCGCGAAGTGCAAAAGGTGGTCTGGCCGACCCGCAAGGAGTCCTTGCAGATGACCGGCTATGTGTTTGCCTTTGTGCTGGTGATGGGTCTTTTCCTGTGGCTGACCGACAAGACGCTGGAATGGGTGCTTTACGACCTGATCCTGGGCTGGAAGCGCTAA
- the nusG gene encoding transcription termination/antitermination protein NusG — MSEAITESPKRWYVVHAYSGMEKAVERNLRERIERAGMQDKFGRILVPTEEVVELKNGKKAITERRFFPGYVLVEMLLDDESWHLVKHTSKVTGFVGGARNRPAPISEAEVMKIVNQMQEGVEKPRPKFEWTVGEVVRVKDGPFADFNGAIEEVNYDKSKVRVSVTIFGRATPVELDFGQVEKV; from the coding sequence ATGAGCGAAGCGATCACCGAATCTCCGAAGCGTTGGTACGTCGTCCATGCCTATTCCGGCATGGAAAAGGCTGTGGAGCGCAATCTGCGCGAGCGCATCGAGCGCGCTGGCATGCAAGATAAGTTCGGCCGCATCTTGGTGCCAACGGAAGAAGTCGTTGAGCTGAAGAATGGCAAGAAGGCCATCACCGAGCGCCGTTTCTTCCCGGGCTATGTGCTGGTCGAGATGCTGCTGGACGATGAGAGCTGGCACCTGGTCAAGCACACCAGCAAGGTGACCGGTTTCGTGGGTGGCGCGCGCAATCGCCCGGCCCCGATCTCGGAAGCCGAAGTCATGAAGATCGTCAACCAGATGCAAGAGGGCGTGGAAAAGCCGCGTCCCAAGTTCGAGTGGACGGTGGGCGAGGTGGTGCGTGTGAAGGATGGCCCGTTCGCCGACTTCAATGGCGCCATCGAAGAAGTCAACTACGACAAGAGCAAGGTGCGCGTGTCGGTGACCATTTTTGGTCGCGCCACGCCGGTCGAACTGGACTTCGGTCAAGTCGAGAAGGTTTAA
- the rplK gene encoding 50S ribosomal protein L11: MAKKIVGFIKLQVPAGKANPSPPIGPALGQRGLNIMEFCKAFNAKTQGVEPGLVLPVVITAFADKSFTFEIKSPPATVLIKKAAKIEKGSQRPHLDKVGKLNRAQLEEIAKVKMKDMNAADLDGAVRIIAGSARSMGIIVEGV; the protein is encoded by the coding sequence ATGGCAAAGAAAATTGTCGGCTTTATCAAGCTGCAAGTTCCGGCCGGCAAGGCGAACCCTTCGCCCCCGATCGGTCCCGCGCTGGGTCAGCGTGGTCTCAACATCATGGAGTTCTGCAAGGCGTTCAACGCCAAGACGCAGGGCGTGGAGCCGGGTCTGGTGCTGCCGGTGGTTATCACCGCCTTCGCCGACAAGAGCTTCACCTTCGAGATCAAGTCGCCTCCCGCGACTGTGCTGATCAAGAAGGCCGCCAAGATTGAGAAGGGCTCGCAGCGCCCGCATCTGGACAAGGTTGGCAAGCTGAACCGCGCCCAGTTGGAAGAAATCGCGAAGGTCAAGATGAAGGACATGAACGCCGCTGATCTGGACGGTGCTGTTCGCATCATCGCCGGCTCGGCCCGTTCGATGGGCATCATCGTGGAGGGTGTGTGA
- the rplA gene encoding 50S ribosomal protein L1 yields the protein MAKLTKKQKALEGKVESTKLYPLADALALVKSLATAKFDESIDVAVQLGVDAKKSDQVVRGAVVMPHGTGKTKRVAVFAQGAKAEEAKAAGADMVGMEDLAERVKAGDMPFDVVIASPDTMRIVGTLGQILGPRGLMPNPKVGTVTPDVATAVKNAKAGQVQFRVDKGGIIHGTIGRRSFEDGKLADNLRALIEALNKAKPASSKGVYLRKVALSSTMGVGARVEVASINAQAAA from the coding sequence ATGGCTAAGCTGACCAAGAAGCAAAAGGCCCTGGAAGGCAAGGTCGAGTCGACCAAGCTGTACCCGCTGGCTGACGCCCTGGCCCTGGTGAAGAGCCTGGCCACCGCCAAGTTCGACGAGTCGATCGACGTGGCCGTGCAACTCGGCGTGGATGCCAAGAAGTCGGACCAAGTGGTTCGTGGCGCCGTCGTGATGCCCCACGGCACCGGCAAGACCAAGCGCGTGGCTGTGTTCGCCCAAGGCGCCAAGGCTGAGGAAGCCAAGGCCGCCGGCGCCGACATGGTCGGTATGGAAGACTTGGCTGAGCGCGTCAAGGCTGGCGACATGCCCTTTGATGTGGTGATTGCCTCGCCCGACACCATGCGCATCGTCGGTACCCTGGGTCAAATCCTGGGCCCGCGCGGCCTGATGCCCAACCCCAAGGTGGGCACTGTGACCCCTGACGTCGCCACGGCTGTGAAGAACGCCAAGGCTGGTCAGGTCCAGTTCCGCGTTGACAAGGGCGGCATCATTCACGGCACCATCGGCCGTCGCTCGTTTGAAGACGGCAAGCTGGCTGACAACCTGCGCGCGCTGATCGAGGCCCTGAACAAGGCCAAGCCGGCGTCGAGCAAGGGTGTCTACCTGCGCAAGGTCGCGCTGTCTTCGACCATGGGCGTTGGCGCCCGCGTCGAAGTCGCTTCGATCAACGCCCAGGCTGCCGCCTAA
- the rplJ gene encoding 50S ribosomal protein L10 has translation MSLNRNEKAAVVSEVAAQAAKSQTLAIAEYRGLTVEALNKLRIDARSKGVYLHVLKNTLARRAVAGTPFEPAAELMVGPLIYGFSEDAVAAAKVVADFAKSNDKLVLKGGAYNGKALDVNSLKTLASVPSKEVLLSQIAGLLKSPVQRTAAVLAALAAKRGEGAEAPAAA, from the coding sequence TTGAGTCTGAATCGCAACGAGAAGGCAGCCGTCGTCTCGGAAGTGGCCGCGCAAGCTGCCAAGTCCCAGACGCTCGCGATCGCCGAGTACCGTGGCCTCACCGTGGAAGCTCTGAACAAGCTGCGCATCGACGCGCGGTCCAAGGGTGTGTACCTTCACGTGCTGAAGAACACCCTGGCCCGTCGTGCTGTTGCCGGCACCCCGTTCGAGCCCGCGGCGGAGCTGATGGTCGGTCCGCTGATCTACGGCTTTTCCGAAGATGCAGTCGCCGCCGCCAAGGTGGTGGCCGACTTCGCCAAGAGCAACGACAAGCTGGTCCTCAAGGGTGGCGCCTACAACGGCAAGGCCCTGGACGTGAACAGCCTGAAGACTCTGGCATCTGTGCCCAGCAAGGAAGTCCTGCTGTCGCAGATCGCTGGTTTGCTCAAGTCGCCCGTGCAGCGTACCGCTGCCGTTCTGGCGGCGCTGGCAGCCAAGCGTGGCGAGGGTGCCGAAGCGCCCGCCGCTGCCTAA
- the rplL gene encoding 50S ribosomal protein L7/L12, whose protein sequence is MAFDKDAFLTALDSMSVMELNDLVKAIEEKFGVSAASMAAPAAGGAAVGGAAAAEEKTEFNVVLTEAGANKVGVIKAVRELTGLGLKEAKDLVDGAPKTVKEAMPKADAEAAVKKLVEAGAKAELK, encoded by the coding sequence ATGGCATTCGATAAAGACGCTTTCCTGACCGCCCTGGACAGCATGTCCGTGATGGAACTCAATGACCTGGTGAAGGCCATTGAAGAGAAGTTCGGCGTGTCCGCCGCTTCGATGGCCGCCCCGGCCGCTGGTGGCGCTGCCGTCGGTGGTGCCGCCGCCGCTGAAGAGAAGACCGAATTCAACGTCGTGCTGACCGAAGCCGGCGCCAACAAGGTTGGCGTGATCAAGGCCGTGCGCGAGCTGACCGGTCTGGGTCTGAAGGAAGCCAAGGACCTGGTCGATGGCGCCCCCAAGACCGTCAAGGAAGCCATGCCCAAGGCCGACGCCGAAGCCGCTGTCAAGAAGCTGGTCGAAGCCGGCGCCAAGGCCGAACTGAAGTAA
- the rpoB gene encoding DNA-directed RNA polymerase subunit beta codes for MAQANSYSYTERKRIRKSFGQRDSVLDVPYLLTMQKDSYKAFLQKDVPAAQRKPEGLQAAFLAAFPIVSHNQFVEMRFMEYNIARPAFDERECQQRGLTFAAAVRAKLQMIIYDRETSTPSNKQVREIKEQEVYMGEVPLMTDYGSFIINGTERVIVSQLHRSPGVFFEHDKGKTHSSGKLLFSSRIIPYRGSWLDFEFDPKDILFFRVDRRRKMPVTILLKSIGLNPEQILAHFFAFDNFRLMDVGAQMEFVSERLKGEVARFDITDKDGKVLVEKDKRVTARHIKQLEASGTQFVSVPEDFLVGRVVAKNMIDPDTGEIIAKANEELTDALLKKLRAAGVKELQCLYTNELSEGAYISQTLAMDETADQFAARVAIYRMMRPGEPPTEDAVEALFNRLFYSADTYDLSRVGRMKFNARVGRDATEGEMTLSNEDILDVVKILVELRNGRGVVDDIDHLGNRRVRCVGELAENQYRSGLARIEKAVKERLGQAETESLMPHDLINSKPISAALKEFFGASQLSQFMDQTNPLSEITHKRRVSALGPGGLTRERAGFEVRDVHPTHYGRVCPIETPEGPNIGLINSLALFARLNEYGFLETPYRRVVDSQVTDQIDYLSAIEEGKYVIAQANASLDANGRLTDELVSAREAGESVLLSPERVQYMDVAPAQIVSVAASLVPFLEHDDANRALMGANMQRQAVPTLRPEKAFVGTGVERVAAKDSGTVVASRRGGVVDYVDTNRIVIRVNDTETVAGEVGVDIYNLIKYQRSNQNTNIHQRPIVQRGDRVAAGDIIADGASTDLGELALGQNMLVAFMPWNGYNFEDSILISERVVAEDRYTSIHIEELVVMARDTKLGSEEITRDIPNLSEQQLARLDESGIVYIGAEVNPGDVLVGKVTPKGETTLTPEEKLLRAIFGEKASDVKDTSLRVDQGTQGTVIDVQVFTREGIERDKRAQQIIDDELKRFRLDLNDQMRIVEADAFDRIEKLLIGKTANGGPKKIAKGTVISKDYLTEVEKHHWFDIRPADEDLANQLESIKNSLEQTRHSFDLAFEEKRKKLTQGDELPAGVLKMVKVYLAVKRRLQPGDKMAGRHGNKGVVSKIVPVEDMPYMADGTPCDIVLNPLGVPSRMNVGQVLEVHLGWAGKGIGQRIGDMLQREAKVAELRQFLDKFYNLSGGRKEDLSLLSDGEVQSMAKNLASGATFATPVFDGAAEEEIRAMLHLAYPDDIAAKKGLTATRTQCMLSDGRTGEQFERPVTVGYMHVLKLHHLVDDKMHARSTGPYSLVTQQPLGGKAQFGGQRFGEMEVWALEAYGASYILQEMLTVKSDDVNGRTKVYESIVKGEHSIEAGMPESFNVLVKEIRSLGIDIELERN; via the coding sequence ATGGCGCAAGCAAATTCCTACAGCTACACGGAGCGCAAACGCATCCGTAAGAGCTTCGGCCAGCGCGACAGCGTGCTGGACGTGCCCTATCTGCTGACGATGCAGAAGGATTCCTACAAGGCCTTCCTGCAAAAAGACGTCCCCGCCGCGCAACGCAAGCCCGAGGGCCTGCAGGCGGCCTTCCTGGCCGCGTTCCCGATCGTCTCGCACAACCAGTTTGTCGAGATGCGCTTCATGGAATACAACATCGCCCGTCCGGCTTTCGACGAGCGTGAGTGCCAGCAGCGTGGTCTGACCTTTGCCGCCGCCGTGCGCGCCAAGCTGCAGATGATCATCTATGACCGCGAGACCTCGACGCCGTCGAACAAGCAGGTCCGCGAGATCAAGGAACAAGAGGTCTACATGGGCGAAGTGCCCCTGATGACCGACTACGGTTCCTTCATCATCAACGGTACCGAGCGCGTCATCGTCTCGCAGCTGCACCGCTCGCCGGGTGTGTTCTTCGAGCACGACAAGGGCAAGACCCACAGCTCGGGCAAGCTGCTGTTTTCCAGCCGCATCATTCCCTATCGTGGTTCCTGGCTGGACTTCGAGTTCGACCCCAAGGACATCTTGTTCTTCCGTGTCGACCGTCGCCGCAAGATGCCGGTCACCATCCTGCTGAAGTCGATCGGCCTGAACCCCGAGCAGATCCTGGCGCACTTCTTCGCCTTCGACAACTTCCGTTTGATGGATGTCGGCGCGCAGATGGAATTCGTGTCCGAGCGCCTGAAGGGTGAAGTCGCGCGTTTCGACATCACCGACAAGGACGGCAAGGTTCTGGTCGAGAAGGACAAGCGCGTCACCGCCCGTCACATCAAGCAACTGGAAGCCAGCGGCACCCAGTTTGTCTCGGTGCCTGAGGATTTCTTGGTTGGCCGCGTGGTCGCCAAGAACATGATCGACCCGGACACCGGCGAAATCATTGCCAAGGCCAACGAAGAGCTGACCGATGCGCTGCTGAAGAAGCTGCGCGCCGCCGGCGTCAAAGAGCTGCAGTGCCTCTACACCAATGAACTGAGCGAAGGCGCCTACATCAGCCAGACCCTGGCGATGGACGAGACGGCCGACCAGTTCGCTGCCCGTGTGGCCATCTACCGCATGATGCGCCCCGGCGAGCCGCCGACCGAGGACGCCGTCGAGGCCCTGTTCAATCGCCTGTTCTACAGCGCTGACACCTACGACCTGAGCCGCGTCGGCCGCATGAAGTTCAACGCCCGCGTGGGCCGCGACGCGACCGAAGGCGAGATGACCCTGTCGAACGAGGACATCCTCGACGTGGTCAAGATCCTGGTCGAGCTGCGCAATGGCCGCGGCGTGGTGGATGACATCGACCACCTGGGCAATCGTCGCGTGCGTTGCGTGGGCGAGCTGGCTGAGAACCAGTACCGCTCGGGCTTGGCGCGTATCGAAAAGGCCGTGAAGGAGCGTCTGGGCCAGGCTGAGACCGAAAGCCTGATGCCGCACGACCTGATCAACTCCAAGCCGATCTCTGCGGCCCTGAAGGAGTTCTTCGGTGCGTCGCAGCTGTCGCAGTTCATGGACCAGACCAACCCCCTGTCCGAGATCACGCACAAGCGTCGCGTCTCGGCCCTGGGCCCGGGCGGTCTGACCCGTGAGCGTGCCGGCTTCGAGGTGCGCGACGTGCACCCGACCCACTACGGCCGCGTCTGCCCGATCGAAACGCCGGAAGGCCCGAACATCGGTCTGATCAACTCCTTGGCACTGTTTGCGCGCCTGAACGAGTACGGTTTCCTCGAGACCCCGTATCGCCGCGTGGTAGACAGCCAAGTGACCGACCAGATCGACTACCTGTCGGCCATCGAAGAAGGTAAGTACGTGATCGCGCAGGCCAACGCCTCGCTCGATGCGAACGGCCGCCTGACCGATGAGTTGGTCAGTGCGCGTGAAGCTGGCGAATCCGTGCTGCTGAGCCCGGAGCGCGTGCAATACATGGACGTGGCGCCGGCGCAGATCGTGTCGGTGGCTGCCTCGCTGGTGCCCTTCCTGGAGCACGATGACGCGAACCGTGCATTGATGGGCGCCAACATGCAGCGCCAGGCTGTGCCGACCCTGCGTCCCGAAAAGGCCTTTGTGGGCACGGGCGTGGAGCGCGTGGCCGCCAAGGACTCGGGCACCGTGGTGGCTTCGCGCCGTGGCGGTGTGGTCGATTACGTGGATACGAACCGTATCGTGATTCGCGTGAATGACACCGAGACCGTGGCCGGTGAGGTGGGTGTGGACATCTACAACCTCATCAAGTACCAGCGCTCCAACCAGAACACCAACATCCACCAGCGTCCTATCGTCCAGCGTGGAGATCGCGTGGCAGCCGGCGACATCATTGCCGACGGCGCCTCGACGGACCTGGGTGAACTGGCGCTGGGCCAGAACATGCTGGTGGCCTTCATGCCCTGGAACGGCTACAACTTCGAAGACTCGATCCTGATCTCCGAACGCGTGGTGGCCGAAGATCGCTACACCTCGATCCACATCGAGGAGTTGGTGGTGATGGCGCGTGACACCAAGCTGGGCAGCGAAGAAATCACCCGCGACATTCCGAACCTCTCCGAGCAACAACTGGCTCGCCTGGACGAGTCGGGCATCGTCTACATCGGCGCTGAGGTCAACCCTGGCGACGTACTGGTGGGCAAGGTCACCCCGAAGGGCGAGACCACGCTGACGCCGGAAGAGAAGCTGCTGCGCGCCATCTTCGGCGAGAAGGCTTCGGACGTGAAGGACACCTCGCTGCGCGTCGACCAAGGCACGCAGGGCACCGTCATTGACGTGCAGGTCTTCACCCGCGAAGGCATTGAGCGTGACAAGCGCGCCCAGCAGATCATTGACGACGAACTCAAGCGCTTCCGTCTGGACCTGAACGACCAGATGCGAATCGTGGAGGCCGACGCCTTTGACCGTATCGAAAAGCTGCTGATCGGCAAGACCGCCAATGGCGGCCCGAAGAAGATCGCCAAGGGCACGGTCATCAGCAAGGACTACCTGACCGAAGTCGAGAAGCACCACTGGTTCGATATCCGCCCGGCGGATGAGGACCTGGCCAACCAGCTCGAGTCGATCAAGAACAGTCTGGAGCAGACGCGCCACAGCTTCGACCTCGCCTTCGAAGAGAAGCGCAAGAAGCTGACCCAGGGTGACGAACTGCCCGCCGGCGTGCTGAAGATGGTCAAGGTGTACCTGGCCGTCAAGCGCCGTCTGCAGCCTGGCGACAAGATGGCCGGCCGTCACGGCAACAAGGGTGTGGTGTCCAAGATCGTTCCGGTCGAAGACATGCCCTATATGGCCGACGGTACGCCGTGCGACATCGTGTTGAACCCGCTGGGCGTGCCCTCGCGGATGAACGTGGGTCAGGTGCTGGAAGTCCATCTGGGCTGGGCCGGCAAGGGCATTGGCCAGCGCATCGGCGACATGCTGCAGCGCGAAGCCAAGGTGGCCGAATTGCGCCAGTTCCTGGACAAGTTCTACAACTTGAGCGGCGGCCGCAAGGAAGACTTGAGCCTGTTGTCGGACGGCGAAGTGCAGTCCATGGCCAAGAACCTGGCCTCGGGTGCCACCTTCGCGACCCCGGTGTTCGATGGCGCCGCGGAAGAAGAGATCCGCGCCATGCTGCACCTGGCTTATCCGGATGACATCGCCGCCAAGAAGGGTCTGACCGCCACACGCACCCAGTGCATGCTGAGCGACGGCCGCACGGGCGAGCAGTTCGAGCGCCCGGTCACTGTCGGCTACATGCACGTGCTGAAGCTGCACCACCTGGTGGACGACAAGATGCACGCCCGCTCGACCGGTCCGTACTCCCTGGTCACGCAGCAGCCGCTGGGTGGCAAGGCGCAGTTCGGTGGCCAGCGCTTCGGTGAGATGGAAGTCTGGGCACTCGAGGCTTATGGCGCGTCCTACATCCTGCAGGAAATGCTGACCGTGAAGTCTGATGACGTGAACGGCCGCACCAAGGTGTACGAGAGCATCGTCAAGGGTGAGCACTCGATCGAAGCCGGCATGCCGGAATCGTTCAATGTGCTGGTCAAGGAAATTCGCTCGCTCGGTATTGATATCGAGCTCGAGCGCAACTAA